The following proteins are encoded in a genomic region of Nicotiana sylvestris chromosome 4, ASM39365v2, whole genome shotgun sequence:
- the LOC138890361 gene encoding uncharacterized protein, with product MKSDTSTRRSNVLCEFHQERGHKTKDCIGLRQEVVRMLNQGYLKELLSDKGRANFARGRDPYQGPPKPPSPARTIQMIIGGGDDMVINHVKFTTTHKLKRTVAHERYDDLEDSIIFDKSVTDVLSFSHYDALVITLRIADTDVKRIMVDDGSNECIVHPRVLMQMRLEDKIILHCITLTGFNNVVERTSGEIVLPVLAGGVSLEITFHVMYQETTYNAILGRPWIHAMRAVPSSFY from the coding sequence ATGAAATCGGATACAAGCACCAGGAGGTCGAACGTCCTCTGTGAATTCCACCAAGAAAGAGGACACAAGACCAAAGATTGCATAGGTCTGCGGCAAGAAGTAGTTAGGATGTTGAACCAGGGGTACCTGAAAGAACTGCTAAGCGATAAGGGAAGGGCCAACTTCGCTCGAGGGCGCGACCCATATCAAGGACCTCCAAAGCCACCATCACCAGCgcgtaccatacaaatgatcattggcggTGGCGATGATAtggtaatcaaccatgtgaagttcacTACCACGCACAAACTCAAACGGACAGTCGCCCATGAACGGTATGACGATctcgaagacagtatcatcttcgataagtcagttACTGACGTTTTGTCTTTctctcactatgatgctttggttataactttgcGCATCGCTGACACCGATGTAAAAAGAATCATGGTGGATGATGGAAGCAATGAGTGTATTGTTCACCCCCGAGTGCTCATGCAAatgaggctcgaggataaaataatactgcattgcataacactaacgggttttaaCAATGTAGTAGAGAGGACATCCGGAGAAATAGTGCTACCTGTCCTAGCAGGAGGGGTCAGCTTGGAAATAACATTCCACGTCATGTATCAGGAAACAACCTACAACGCCATCCTagggcgaccatggatacacgccatgcgagccGTCCCCTCAAGCTTCTATTAA
- the LOC104221877 gene encoding zinc finger protein ZAT10-like, with the protein MALETLNSPTTTTPPTFQFENNGQLRYLENWTKGKRSKRPRSMERQPTEEEYLALCLIMLARSDGSANQEQSLTPPPAPVMKIHAPPEEKMVYKCSVCGKGFGSYQALGGHKASHRKLVAGGGGGDDQSTTSTTTNATGTTSSANGNGNGSGKTHECSICHKCFPTGQALGGHKRCHYDGGNSNASVSVSASVGVTSSEGVGSTVSHRDFDLNIPALPEFWPRFGFGEDEVESPHPAKKSRLSLPPKFELFGE; encoded by the coding sequence ATGGCACTTGAAACTTTGAATTCTCCAACTACAACAACTCCACCAACTTTCCAATTTGAGAACAACGGCCAGCTTCGTTACCTTGAAAATTGGACTAAAGGTAAAAGATCAAAAAGGCCTCGTAGTATGGAACGACAGCCTACTGAAGAAGAGTATTTGGCTCTTTGTTTGATTATGCTAGCGCGAAGCGATGGTTCTGCTAATCAGGAGCAGTCTCTAACACCACCGCCAGCACCAGTGATGAAAATACACGCGCCGCCGGAGGAGAAGATGGTGTACAAGTGTTCAGTTTGTGGTAAGGGTTTTGGATCTTATCAAGCTTTAGGAGGACACAAAGCTAGTCACCGGAAGCTCGTCGCCGGCGGCGGAGGAGGAGATGACCAGTCCACTACCTCCACTACCACTAACGCGACAGGAACTACTAGCTCCGCTAACGGTAACGGTAACGGAAGCGGAAAAACTCACGAGTGTTCAATTTGCCACAAGTGTTTTCCTACTGGACAGGCTTTGGGTGGACACAAAAGGTGTCACTACGACGGCGGTAACAGTAACGCTAGCGTTAGTGTAAGCGCTAGCGTTGGCGTGACGTCATCAGAGGGTGTCGGGTCCACTGTGAGTCACCGTGACTTTGACTTGAACATTCCGGCGTTGCCGGAATTCTGGCCGCGATTTGGTTTCGGCGAGGATGAAGTGGAGAGTCCTCATCCGGCGAAGAAATCGCGGCTATCTCTgcctccaaaatttgaattatTCGGGGAATAG